In the genome of Shewanella denitrificans OS217, the window TAGTCAATGTGGATTTACAACTCAATGATCGTAAAGTCGATATTGTCGAAGAAGGTTTCGATGTCGCACTGCGCATAGGTCAGCTTAAAAGCTCATCACTGATTGCTAAGCATATCGCCCCCATACGTGTAGTGTTATGCGCCTCAGCTGACTACCTTCACAAGCACGGGACGCCAACTTGTGCCGAAGATCTAAAAGATCATAAGTACCTGCATTACAGTTACATAGAAATGGAAGGTAAGGCTAGTCGCTATCATTGGCTTAGGGGGAAAAACAATCAGCATAACAGCAAATTAGAAAGCAATAACGGCGATGTACTAGTTGAAGCCGCCATAGCTGGCGCGGGATTGGTCTTGCAACCGACATTTATCGCCAGCGAAGCTATTCGCCAAGGCAAACTCATCGAGATATTACCTGAATGTGAACCCGAGCCCTTAGGCTTATATGCCGTGTATGCCCATAGAAAACTTCTGCCCAATAAGATCAGGTGCTTTATTGATTTTATTGAAGGGTATTATGGCGCGCCGCCCTATTGGGATACGTTGACTCCTTGAGCTTGGCCATTGACTAAGGCATTACACAATCAATGGCATGGCGCTGTCTTGAGTGTGAATAAACTGGGCGTCGTAGTGCCACACTTGGCTTAGGGTATCTTTGGTGAGTACCTGTTGCGGGCTGCCTTGTTTAACGATTTCGCCATTATTTATGACCACTATGTTATCGGCGTAACGGGCGGCTTGATTAAGGTCGTGCAAGACCACGATTACGCCATAACCTTGTGAGTGGGCGAGTTCTCGAGCGAGGGTTAACACTTTATGTTGCTGAGCAAGATCGAGCGCCGAGGTGGGTTCATCCAACAATAGCAGCGGTGCTCGCGGTGCTTGGGCCAATTGGGTGAGCACGCGCGCCAAATGGACCCGCTGTTTTTCGCCGCCAGAAAGACTGGGGTAAGCTTGGTTTGCAAGGGGGCTTAAGTCTAACCGTGCCAGCTGTGATGCGACTAACGCCTTGCCTGCTTGCTGACTTATTGTCAGCGGATATAAGCCCAGCGCCACCACTTCTTCAACCGTAAAACCAAAGCTTAAGCTGGAGGATTGTGGCAATACCGCTAGGCATCTTGCTAGCTCGGCTTTGGGCCATTGGCCAAGGGGCTGCTGATAAAAACTTATCTCGCCTGACTCAGTCTTAAGGCTTTGGCATAGGGCTTTTAGCAGGCTGGATTTTCCTGCGCCGTTAGGGCCAAGTAATGCGGTGACTTCCCCTGAGCGAATGTCCAAGGAGATGTTTTTAAGTAAAGGTTTACGGCCTAAATTGATGTTAACCTGGTTAATGTTCAGCATTGATAACCTACAGCTTATTTTTCTGTTGTAACAACAAGAAGATAAAAAATGGCGCGCCAATTAACGCTGTCACTAACCCCACGGGGACCTCAGCGGGTGGACTGATGGCCCGTGCACCGATATCTGCTAATACCAACAATGCCGCCCCGAGTACCGCGCTAATGGGCAACAAGCGGGTGTGATCTGGGCCTATAAGCATACGCACTAGATGGGGTACGACTAAGCCGATAAAGCCAATAATGCCAGTCGCGGCCACACTGACGCCAACCCCAAGGGCGCAAAGGGTAATTAAGCGAATTTTAAGTTTATCCACTTCTATGCCTAAGTATCTGGCTTCGGCCTCTCCCAGTAATAGTGCGTTAAGGGCTTTGCCATCACGATTAAATTGCCAGCTAATAAAGCCTAATGTGACAGCGCACAGCAGCACATAGTGCCATTGGGCGCCGGCAATCGCGCCCATCTGCCATAGGGTTAAATCCCTTAACGCCATATCGTTGGCTAAATAGGTCAGTACGCCAATGCCAGCCCCAGCAAGGGCTGCAATAGCAACGCCGGACAGCAGTAATAACACCACTGAGGTGCCATTAGGACTACTGGCGAGGCGATAAACCGCTAAGGTAGTGACCATGCCGCCTGCAAAAGCGCAGATAGGCACCCAAAATCCGGCTAAATGTGGCAGCAACACGATACACAAAGCCGCCCCTAAGGCGGCGCCAGAAGAGACGCCGATGATCCCTGGATCTGCCAAGGGATTGCGAAATAACCCCTGCATCACAGCGCCGCACTGGGCCAAAATGCCGCCCACGCACAATGCCAGCAAGGTGCGCGGCAATCTGACGTTATTGATGATCAGTTGCTCATGGGCCGCGATAGTTTGCAGCTCTGTCTGCGTTAGCCAATTAATTACAGCGCTTAAGGTGTTGCCAAGGCCTATGGTGAACGGCCCTATGCTGATAGACAATATGCTGGCTAAGGTGACTAGCATCAGCAAGCTTGGCCATAGCCAGCGCATCATGGGGGATGTGTGCATGGGGCTATTTTATCTCTTGAGTCACTAAAAACTGCTGCACTAAAGTGTCAGCTGCATCAATGGCGGATAAGCCCAAGCCGCCAATCAAGGCTTCAGGTTTCAAGTTAATAAAAGCCTGCTGCTGGCCCGCTTTGGTGTGTGCAACTAAAGGAATTTGTTTAGTGACCTCATCAAACAGCGCTGCTGTCGCCTGCATGCTTTGCTCACTGCGATGGGACAATAAAATTACCTCAGGATTAAGGGCTAATATGCCTTCCCCAGAGACGCTTTTGTAGCTATCAAAGTCTGCTGCATTGGCGCCGCCAGCAAGGGTAATAATAAGATCTGCTGCGGTATCTTTACCGCCCACTCTGGCGGGCCTTCCTTCTTGAAGTAATAAAAACAGCACCTTAGGTTTACTCGTCAGTTGGCTACGCTTATCCGCGATTTGAGCGAGCTGCTGTTTGAGTGTGCGCTTAAGCTCAAGGGCCGAGCTTGGCTTGCCAACAATCTCACTTAAGCTGTCAATGTTGTCCATTAATTGCTGCTCAGTGGTGGCGCTATTGAGCTTGATGACGTGAATATTTGCTTGAGTCAGTAAGTGTAAACTGCTTTCTGGACCCATGACCTCAGAGCCAATCACATGGCTAGGATTAAGGCCAATAATGCCTTCGGCTGACAACATTCTGTGGTAGCCAAGCCGCTGCACTTGAGTCATTGAAGGGGCAAGTTTTGCTGGTATTTGGCTGGTGGAATCTATCCCCACTAATTGCGGCGCGGCGCCTAGGGCGAGTATGAGTTCAGTGACTCCAGCGCCTGCGCTAACAAGACGGGTTTGCTTGGTTTCAGGGAGATTAACCGGTTTTTTAGCGGAAGCTGATGTCACATTTGCTAAAGCATAACTGGCGCTAAATATGATTGTCGTGCCCATTGTTATGATTAATGCTCTTATCGCGAAAGCTTTATCCGAAAAGGTTAATTTTCTGCAAAAAATAGTTTGAGATGTCATATTAAGATTCCATTAAAATTTGGGTGTTTTCGATATTAAGGCGTTGTAATAATTCAAGTAGTGTCATCAAAGGCTGCACGGGGGCATTTTTATCTGCGGCGACAATCACTTTGGCGTCTGGGGTGAGCTTAATTTGCTTGATGAACTCGCTTTCAAACTCATCCCAGCTGTCAAACGCTTGCCCCTCTAAACTCCAGTGAGGCGCTTTAGGCAATAGGGTTATGGTCAGGTTTGTGTGTGCACCCAGTGGCGCAACCTCATCGCTTTGAGCCTTGGGCACGTCAATGGGCAAGGTCATCAAACGACTGTTGGCTGTGAGTAATAAAAACACCAACACGATAAAAATAATGTCGATAAGCGCTGTGAGATCAAGCCCTTGGGCTTGGCTTGCCCTCAGGCTCTTGTGGGGGTGACCGATCATGATGACATGCTCGCCTTAGCAGTGGTGTCGAGGTCACTTTGCGAATTCTTTTCCGGCGCTAGGGTTAGCGGTGCTAAGGCTTGTGTATTCACCCCTTCAAGCCAGAGGTTTAAACGGTTGAGTACCTGACTAATATGGCTTAAGTGATGGTCGGCATAAAAGCCAAACAGGTGGGCGGCGCTGATACTGGGCACGGCAATTAATAGCCCTGCTGCTGTGGTATTCATGGCAAGTCCTAAGCCTTGGCTTAACTGGGCTGGCGTCACAGGCCCTTGGGATTGACCTAGCTCAGTGAACATGGCGATAAGGCCAAGCACAGTGCCCAGCAAGCCTAATAGCGGAGTAATCACCCCTAATGTTTGCAGCAATTTAAGTCCAGCGTGGAGCTGTTGATGTTTTTGCACTAACCACAGGCCGAGCACTTCTTCACGTAGACTTTTGGTTTGCTGAGCTTGCTGTAATAAGGCTAAGCAGCCCGAAGCCAGCATGGTTTTTTGACTTTCAAGCAAGGCGATAAGCGGCTGTATTTGTGGCTCATGAGCTTGGCTGGCTGATCCATCTAATTCGCAAGCTTTATTCGCCACCACCCGAGGCGAAGCTAATAAAGTATCGAGTGCATCGAGGCAATGTTTACGACGCTTATGCAGCTTAAGGTTTTTGCTTAGGCTTTCGCTAAGCACTAACGCTAGGCGTTCAAGGCAGATGAGCAAGCTGATAAAGGCGCACACTAGCAGTGGCCAGGTGAGCAGACCTAAGTCTTGTTCAAGCTGAGGGAGTAAATGTAGCGACATCTTAGGGTGTCCAAAAGGTTAATTAAATTAATTCAGCGTAAAAGTCACAGG includes:
- a CDS encoding heme/hemin ABC transporter substrate-binding protein, giving the protein MTSASAKKPVNLPETKQTRLVSAGAGVTELILALGAAPQLVGIDSTSQIPAKLAPSMTQVQRLGYHRMLSAEGIIGLNPSHVIGSEVMGPESSLHLLTQANIHVIKLNSATTEQQLMDNIDSLSEIVGKPSSALELKRTLKQQLAQIADKRSQLTSKPKVLFLLLQEGRPARVGGKDTAADLIITLAGGANAADFDSYKSVSGEGILALNPEVILLSHRSEQSMQATAALFDEVTKQIPLVAHTKAGQQQAFINLKPEALIGGLGLSAIDAADTLVQQFLVTQEIK
- a CDS encoding LysR family transcriptional regulator; protein product: MDRIDAMRAFVSVVTEGSFSHGASHLQLSPQLVSKYVSQLEVRLGVRLLNRTTRKVSLTEAGTEYFQHAQQILLSIDEMDAQLGGLQQQPKGTLRISAPVSFALKHLGRLVTDFQIAHPLVNVDLQLNDRKVDIVEEGFDVALRIGQLKSSSLIAKHIAPIRVVLCASADYLHKHGTPTCAEDLKDHKYLHYSYIEMEGKASRYHWLRGKNNQHNSKLESNNGDVLVEAAIAGAGLVLQPTFIASEAIRQGKLIEILPECEPEPLGLYAVYAHRKLLPNKIRCFIDFIEGYYGAPPYWDTLTP
- a CDS encoding FecCD family ABC transporter permease, with product MHTSPMMRWLWPSLLMLVTLASILSISIGPFTIGLGNTLSAVINWLTQTELQTIAAHEQLIINNVRLPRTLLALCVGGILAQCGAVMQGLFRNPLADPGIIGVSSGAALGAALCIVLLPHLAGFWVPICAFAGGMVTTLAVYRLASSPNGTSVVLLLLSGVAIAALAGAGIGVLTYLANDMALRDLTLWQMGAIAGAQWHYVLLCAVTLGFISWQFNRDGKALNALLLGEAEARYLGIEVDKLKIRLITLCALGVGVSVAATGIIGFIGLVVPHLVRMLIGPDHTRLLPISAVLGAALLVLADIGARAISPPAEVPVGLVTALIGAPFFIFLLLQQKNKL
- a CDS encoding heme ABC transporter ATP-binding protein, with the protein product MLNINQVNINLGRKPLLKNISLDIRSGEVTALLGPNGAGKSSLLKALCQSLKTESGEISFYQQPLGQWPKAELARCLAVLPQSSSLSFGFTVEEVVALGLYPLTISQQAGKALVASQLARLDLSPLANQAYPSLSGGEKQRVHLARVLTQLAQAPRAPLLLLDEPTSALDLAQQHKVLTLARELAHSQGYGVIVVLHDLNQAARYADNIVVINNGEIVKQGSPQQVLTKDTLSQVWHYDAQFIHTQDSAMPLIV
- a CDS encoding ExbD/TolR family protein, with the translated sequence MIGHPHKSLRASQAQGLDLTALIDIIFIVLVFLLLTANSRLMTLPIDVPKAQSDEVAPLGAHTNLTITLLPKAPHWSLEGQAFDSWDEFESEFIKQIKLTPDAKVIVAADKNAPVQPLMTLLELLQRLNIENTQILMES
- a CDS encoding MotA/TolQ/ExbB proton channel family protein; this encodes MSLHLLPQLEQDLGLLTWPLLVCAFISLLICLERLALVLSESLSKNLKLHKRRKHCLDALDTLLASPRVVANKACELDGSASQAHEPQIQPLIALLESQKTMLASGCLALLQQAQQTKSLREEVLGLWLVQKHQQLHAGLKLLQTLGVITPLLGLLGTVLGLIAMFTELGQSQGPVTPAQLSQGLGLAMNTTAAGLLIAVPSISAAHLFGFYADHHLSHISQVLNRLNLWLEGVNTQALAPLTLAPEKNSQSDLDTTAKASMSS